In the genome of Nitrospirota bacterium, the window ACGCACCACGCCGCTTTTCAGGAGCAGCGCGACGGGAATGCGTTCCTTCATGAACGTCTGCGCGACCCAGCGAAAATCATCGGAAGCCGTCTGCTCAGACAGGGTCCGGTGAGGAATGCGGACCGTCTCCAGCACCTGCGTCACGGTCCGGCCCATGACAAGGTGCTCCGGCGCGTCTTTTCCATCGAAGCCCCGCCAGGCGATGACCAGCAGGCAGGGCTGGCGATAGAGCAGGTTCAACGAGGCCAGTGTATTCAGGCTGTTTCCCACGCCGGCATTCGCCATCAGCACCGCCGGGACCCTGCCGGCCATGAAGGCGCCGGCCGCCATCGCCACGGCTTC includes:
- a CDS encoding sulfopyruvate decarboxylase subunit alpha, producing MSANPSSWGVMIESDAFCQALQDIGFDFFTGVPDVLLAGVIETLIERRLYTPAVREDEAVAMAAGAFMAGRVPAVLMANAGVGNSLNTLASLNLLYRQPCLLVIAWRGFDGKDAPEHLVMGRTVTQVLETVRIPHRTLSEQTASDDFRWVAQTFMKERIPVALLLKSGVVRGIQP